In Carya illinoinensis cultivar Pawnee chromosome 6, C.illinoinensisPawnee_v1, whole genome shotgun sequence, a single genomic region encodes these proteins:
- the LOC122314117 gene encoding uncharacterized protein LOC122314117 produces the protein MSDHLVLYVDCPIPPAAVTGTEPSSEAPSGPPLCAEAAGPSCSVDESKMVEESESSAEEEPLIQMAECRICQEEDSAHNLETPCACSGSLKYAHRKCVQHWCNEKGDITCEICHQPYQPGYTAPPPPPHPEETAINIGGGWTISGTPLDLSDPRILAIADAERQFLEAEYDEYAASNASGAAFCRSAALILMALLLLRHALTITDPDGEDETTTFFSLFLLRAAGFLLPCYVMAWAISILQRRRQRQEAAALAATQVAFVLQHGQRRGLQFAIASGPTVTPHQEPV, from the exons ATGAGTGATCACTTGGTGTTGTATGTGGACTGTCCGATTCCGCCTGCTGCGGTGACCGGGACGGAGCCGTCTTCCGAGGCTCCTTCTGGGCCGCCCCTCTGTGCAGAAGCTGCGGGCCCGTCGTGTTCTGTGGATGAGAGTAAGATGGTTGAAGAAAGCGAGAGCTCGGCTGAGGAGGAGCCGTTGATTCAGATGGCTGAGTGTCGCATTTGCCAGGAGGAGGATAGCGCCCATAACTTGGAGACCCCTTGTGCTTGTAGTGGAAGCCTCAAG tatGCGCATAGAAAGTGTGTTCAGCATTGGTGCAATGAGAAAGGAGATATAACATGTGAGATATGTCATCAG CCTTACCAACCTGGGTATACCGCTCCACCTCCACCACCCCACCCAGAAGAAACTGCCATTAATATTGG TGGAGGCTGGACAATCTCTGGCACCCCTTTGGATCTTAGTGATCCTCGCATCTTGGCAATTGCAGATGCAGAACGCCAATTTTTGGAAGCTGAATATGATGAGTATGCAGCTTCAAATGCTAGTGGGGCTGCATTTTGCCGTTCGGCTGCTCTAATT TTAATGGCCCTCCTGCTCCTGCGCCATGCATTGACGATCACAGATCCTGATGGAGAAGATGAAACAACTACGTTTTTCTCT CTCTTCTTGCTTCGAGCTGCTGGGTTTCTGTTGCCCTGCTATGTTATGGCTTGGGCCATCAGTATTTTGCAGCGTCGACGTCAAAGACAG GAGGCTGCAGCATTGGCAGCGACACAAGTTGCTTTTGTGCTGCAACATGGGCAACGTAGGGGTCTTCAATTTGCGATAGCATCAGGACCCACCGTGACTCCACACCAGGAACCTGTTTAA